In Pseudomonas flavescens, the sequence CGAAGCCGATGTGTTGCATCAGCAACTCGTCGAACTCCACCAGCGCCTGGTCGCGGTCTTCGCGATTGGCCAGGGCCATTTCCTTGAGTACGTAAGGATGGCAGCGGATCGCCCCCTGGCCGAAGATCATCAGGTTGCGCGAGAGGATGTTGGCGCCCTCGACCGTGATGAAGATCGGCGCCCCTTGCCAGGAGCGGCCCAGGTAGTTGCTCGGGCCCATGATGATGCCCTTGCCGCCGTGCACGTCCATGGCATGGGTGATGCACTCGCGGCCACGCTCGGTCAGGTGGTACTTGAGGATGGCTGAAAGTACCGACGGCTTCTCGCCCAGGTCCACCGCATTGGCGGTGAGGATGCGTGCACTGTCCATCAGCCAGGCGTTGCCGCCGATGCGTGCCAGGGCCTCCTGAATGCCTTCGAAGGCCGACAGCGGCACGTTGAACTGCTCGCGTACCTGGCTGTACTGGCCGGTGACCAGGCTGGTGTACTTGGCGGCGCCGGTACCGACGGCGGGCAGGGAGATGGAGCGACCTACCGACAGGCAGTTCATCAGCATCATCCAGCCCTTGCCGAGGTAGTCCGGCCCGCCGATGAGGTATTCCAACGGCACGAATACATCCTTGCCGGAATTGGGGCCGTTCATGAAGGCAGCGCCCAATGGCAGGTGGCGGCGGCCGATTTCCACGCCAGGGGTATCGGTGGGAATCAGTGCCAGGCTGATGCCCAGTTCCTCCTTGTCGCCGAGCAGATGATCCGGGTCATAGGCCTTGAAGGCCACGCCAAGCAGTGTCGCAACCGGGCCGAGGGTGATGTAGCGCTTTTCCCAGTTCAAGCGCAGGCCGACGACTTCCTCGCCGTTCCACTGGCCTTTGCAGATCACACCGCTATCGGGCATGGCGCCGGCGTCGGAGCCAGCCAGTGGGCCGGTCAGGGCGAAGCAGGGGATATCGTCGCCACGCGCCAGGCGCGGCAGGTAATGGTTGCGCTGCTCTTCGGTGCCGTAATGCAGCAGCAGTTCGGCCGGGCCGAGGGAGTTGGGTACCATCACCGTGGAGGCGAGGTCACCGCTACGGGTGGCCAGCTTCATCGCCACCTGGGAGTGGGCGTAGGCGGAAAAACCCTTGCCGCCGTATTCCTTGGGAATGATCAGGGCGAAGAAGCCATGTTGCTTGATGTGCGCCCAGGCTTCTGGCGGCAGATCCATGCGCTGGCCGATTTCCCATTCGCTGACCATCGCGCACAATTCTTCGGTCGGGCCGTCGATGAAGGCCTGCTCCTCTGCGGTCAGCCTGGCTTTCGGGTAGGCCAGCAGCTTGTCCCAGTCGGGGCGGCCGCTGAACAGCTCGCCGTCCCACCATACGGTGCCTGCTTCGATGGCGTCCTTTTCGGTGGCCGACATCGGCGGCAGCACCTTCTGGAACCAGGCGAACAGCGGCGCGGTGAAATGCTTGCGGCGCAGCTCCGGTAGCGCCAGGGGGATGGCGACAGCCAGCCAGAGCAGCCAGAAGATCACCAGCAGCCAGCCAGGCGCATGGCTGTAGGCGCCCATCACGAGCAGGTAGGCAGCAACGATTGCCAGGGCGGGTAGGGGCGCCGTGCGGCGGTGGGCCAGATAGGCCGTACCGATGACCAGAACGAGCAACCAGACAGCGAGCATGCAGAATCCTCCATGATGGCGATGGCAGAACGACTACCGACGCCATAATCGTAGTCGGCAAGCGCAAAGGCTGCCGACAGGGGCGTTACAGATCACTTCCGGGTGGTCACGACCTGCCGCGTTCACGATAGTGACCCCTACCGAGGCCGCGTAGTTCGGCTAACAAATTGCGTCTGCGGATGACCTGTTGGTCAGGTCATGAATGGCCCGTACTCGGGCTACATGAACGGGGTCGATATCCAACATCAGTATGTCTGGCTTTCTTCTTGCGGGCAGAGTGGTAGGGTTGTCAGCGTCTCGGCTGGCGGGATTCTGATAAGGACGATTGGCATGCTGAAAATATGGGGCCGCAAGAACTCCAGCAACGTGCGCAAGGTGCTGTGGTGTGCTGAAGAGGCCGGTGTCGGCTACCAGCGGCTGGATGCCGGTGGGGCGTTCGGCGTGGTCGATCAAGCGGAGTTTCTGGCGCGCAACCCGAATGGGCGGGTGCCTGTGCTCGAGGACGGTGACCTGGTGCTCTGGGAGTCCAACAGCATCGTGCGTTACCTGGCCGCGGCGTATGCGCCGGGCAGCCTCTATCGTGAAGATCCAGCCAGCCGGGCGCAGGGCGACAAGTGGATGGACTGGACCACGTCCACCTTTGCCGGTGAATTCCGCGATTTGTTCTGGGGCACCCTGCGTACCCCTGTGGAGCAGCGCGACGTGGCGGCGATCGACGCTGCCCGGCAACGCTGCATCGCGCTTCTGGCGTTGCCCGAGCGGGCACTGGGCGAGCATGACTACTTGTCCGGCGAGGCCTTCGGCATGGGCGACATCCCGCTCGGCAGCTTCATCTATGCCTGGTTCGAGATGCCCATCGAGCGACCGCCACAGCCCAATCTGCAAGCCTGGTATGCGCGGCTGCGCGAGCGACCCGCCTACCAGAGTGCGGTGATGACCGCCCTGACCTGATTGCACAATGTCGTTGCAATGCAGGTGCTTCACCCCCATCTAAACCCTGTCACTTTTCATGCGTGCGTATCCTTTATGAGTACTGCTCTGTCGATCCGACAGCTGACCAAAACCTATGGCAACGGCTTCCAGGCCTTGCACGGCCTCGATCTCGATGTGGCCGAAGGGGATTTCTTCGCCTTGCTTGGCCCTAATGGCGCTGGCAAATCCACCACCATCGGTATCCTCTCGACGCTGGTGAACAAGTCCAGCGGCACGGTCAACGTGTTCGGCCATGACCTGGACGCCCAGCCTGCCGCGCTCAAGCGCTGCATCGGCGTGGTGCCTCAGGAATTCAACTTCAACCAGTTCGAGAAGGTCTTCGACATCGTCGTGACCCAGGCTGGCTACTACGGCATTCCGGCGCGCCTTGCCAAGGAACGTGCCGAGCAATACCTCAACCAGCTGGGGCTGTGGGACAAGCGTGACGTGGCCTCGCGGGAGTTGTCCGGTGGCATGAAGCGCCGGCTGATGATCGCCCGCGCGCTGGTACATCAGCCGCGGCTGCTGATCCTCGACGAGCCGACCGCCGGTGTCGATATCGAACTGCGCCGCTCGATGTGGAGCTTCCTCACCGATCTCAACGAACAGGGCATCACCATCATCCTCACGACTCACTACCTGGAAGAGGCCGAGCAGTTGTGCCGCAACATCGGCATCATCGACCACGGGCGGATCGTCGAGAACACCAGCATGAAAGCGCTGCTGGGCAAGCTGCATGTCGAGACCTTCCTGCTGGACCTGAAGCACGACCTGACTGCCGTGCCCCAGCTTGTCGGCTATCCGGCCAAGCTGGTCGATCGTCACACGCTCGAAGTGCAAGTGGATAAAAGCCAGGGCGTCACCGAGCTGTTCCGCCAATTGTCGGCACACAACATCGAGGTGCTGAGCCTGCGTAACAAGAGCAACCGTCTGGAGGAGCTGTTCGTGTCACTGGTCGAGAAGAACCTGTCGAAGGTGGCCGTATGAATCGCGAGCAGTCCGAATTCAGCGCCAACATGGTGGCATTGCGTACCATCGTCTACCGCGAAGTTCGCCGCTTCATGCGTATCTGGCCGCAGACCCTGCTGCCGCCAGCGATCACCATGGTCCTGTACTTCGTGATCTTCGGGAACCTGATCGGTCGGCAGATCGGCGACATGGATGGCTTCACCTACATGGAGTACATCGTGCCGGGGCTGATCATGATGTCGGTGATCACCAACGCCTATGGCAACGTGGTGTCGAGTTTCTTCGGTAGCAAGTTCCAGCGCTCGGTGGAGGAGTTGATGGTCTCCCCGGTATCGCCGCACACCATCCTGATCGGCTACGTCACCGGCGGCGTGCTGCGCGGCCTGGCCGTGGGCGTGATCGTGACGATACTGTCGCTGTTCTTCACCCATCTGCAGGTGCATCACCTTGGGCTGACGGTGCTGGTGGTGTTGCTGACGGCGACCATCTTCTCCTTGGGTGGCTTCGTCAACGCGGTGTTCGCGCGCAACTTCGA encodes:
- a CDS encoding acyl-CoA dehydrogenase, with protein sequence MLAVWLLVLVIGTAYLAHRRTAPLPALAIVAAYLLVMGAYSHAPGWLLVIFWLLWLAVAIPLALPELRRKHFTAPLFAWFQKVLPPMSATEKDAIEAGTVWWDGELFSGRPDWDKLLAYPKARLTAEEQAFIDGPTEELCAMVSEWEIGQRMDLPPEAWAHIKQHGFFALIIPKEYGGKGFSAYAHSQVAMKLATRSGDLASTVMVPNSLGPAELLLHYGTEEQRNHYLPRLARGDDIPCFALTGPLAGSDAGAMPDSGVICKGQWNGEEVVGLRLNWEKRYITLGPVATLLGVAFKAYDPDHLLGDKEELGISLALIPTDTPGVEIGRRHLPLGAAFMNGPNSGKDVFVPLEYLIGGPDYLGKGWMMLMNCLSVGRSISLPAVGTGAAKYTSLVTGQYSQVREQFNVPLSAFEGIQEALARIGGNAWLMDSARILTANAVDLGEKPSVLSAILKYHLTERGRECITHAMDVHGGKGIIMGPSNYLGRSWQGAPIFITVEGANILSRNLMIFGQGAIRCHPYVLKEMALANREDRDQALVEFDELLMQHIGFAVSNAASTLILSLSLGMLGKVPGDRISRPYFRALNRLSAAFAMLADLSMMLLGGELKRRERLSARLGDVLSHLYLASAALKRYHDQDYPEHVRPLLHWALEESLGKAEDAIDALLSNFPNRLLGSALRVLVFPFGRRHQGPDDHLDAQVAAIIGRNAGDPALEELLEGCFRPSATDDPVGALQHAFNLLQETQPLQKKLHKAVKAGQVRETPGQNEIETAVAADVLTAEEGQQLQRAELARRVVIDVDDFSKEELLPSEGKVR
- a CDS encoding ABC transporter permease, producing the protein MNREQSEFSANMVALRTIVYREVRRFMRIWPQTLLPPAITMVLYFVIFGNLIGRQIGDMDGFTYMEYIVPGLIMMSVITNAYGNVVSSFFGSKFQRSVEELMVSPVSPHTILIGYVTGGVLRGLAVGVIVTILSLFFTHLQVHHLGLTVLVVLLTATIFSLGGFVNAVFARNFDDISIIPTFVLTPLTYLGGVFYSISLLPPFWQTVSMANPVLHMVNAFRYGILGVSDIRIGTAIGFMLVATAVLYVLCVRLLVSGRGMRQ
- a CDS encoding ABC transporter ATP-binding protein, which translates into the protein MSTALSIRQLTKTYGNGFQALHGLDLDVAEGDFFALLGPNGAGKSTTIGILSTLVNKSSGTVNVFGHDLDAQPAALKRCIGVVPQEFNFNQFEKVFDIVVTQAGYYGIPARLAKERAEQYLNQLGLWDKRDVASRELSGGMKRRLMIARALVHQPRLLILDEPTAGVDIELRRSMWSFLTDLNEQGITIILTTHYLEEAEQLCRNIGIIDHGRIVENTSMKALLGKLHVETFLLDLKHDLTAVPQLVGYPAKLVDRHTLEVQVDKSQGVTELFRQLSAHNIEVLSLRNKSNRLEELFVSLVEKNLSKVAV
- a CDS encoding glutathione S-transferase family protein, giving the protein MLKIWGRKNSSNVRKVLWCAEEAGVGYQRLDAGGAFGVVDQAEFLARNPNGRVPVLEDGDLVLWESNSIVRYLAAAYAPGSLYREDPASRAQGDKWMDWTTSTFAGEFRDLFWGTLRTPVEQRDVAAIDAARQRCIALLALPERALGEHDYLSGEAFGMGDIPLGSFIYAWFEMPIERPPQPNLQAWYARLRERPAYQSAVMTALT